Proteins from one bacterium genomic window:
- a CDS encoding glycogen/starch synthase, with the protein MRVVMLSWEYPPKLVGGIARHVYDLSHALVEQGIEVHVVTADHPNAPAEEEEIPGLFIHRVSAEGRADDFVNWVHLLNEAIFARTDA; encoded by the coding sequence ATGCGCGTAGTCATGTTGTCGTGGGAATACCCCCCGAAACTCGTAGGTGGAATTGCGCGTCATGTTTACGACTTGTCTCATGCGCTTGTTGAGCAAGGCATCGAAGTACATGTCGTAACCGCAGATCACCCCAACGCTCCTGCCGAAGAAGAAGAAATCCCCGGTCTTTTTATACACCGTGTATCGGCTGAAGGCCGAGCGGACGATTTTGTCAACTGGGTCCACCTCCTCAACGAAGCTATATTCGCTCGAACTGATGC